In Paenarthrobacter sp. GOM3, a single window of DNA contains:
- a CDS encoding glutamate--cysteine ligase 2, which yields MRTFGVEEELLIVDPVTGMPLALADALLAGQDETGKAETGLGHELKLEQIETQTRPCHSYAELLHQVHRGRAMANDAARHHGARVAAIATSPLASNTHTTPDPRYAEMLDRFGIIATEQLTCGFHVHTSVESPEEGVVVLDHIRDKLAVLTALTANSPYWRGLPTGFDSYRTQAWNRWPTSGPSAVFGSLTAYRRIVKRLLETGVILDEGMIYFDARISRNHPTVEVRVADVCLRAEDAALVAVLVRALVETASLEMLDGVEPTHVPTALLRMASWQASSSGLRGELLDFGDFRPAPAADVVWALVDYVSPVLDDQDELALVKAGISKLLERGNGAQEQRHAAMRYGERRGHGHNPPGSPPSGEALAAVVGHAARVTVQGAGVDARKAPAPMLTMVRRP from the coding sequence ATGCGGACTTTCGGGGTTGAGGAGGAGCTGCTGATCGTCGATCCCGTGACCGGGATGCCCTTGGCCCTCGCGGACGCGCTCCTCGCAGGCCAGGACGAGACAGGGAAAGCGGAAACGGGTCTGGGTCACGAACTGAAGCTGGAGCAGATCGAGACCCAGACGCGCCCCTGCCACAGCTACGCCGAACTCCTCCACCAGGTCCACCGCGGCAGGGCCATGGCCAACGATGCCGCCCGCCACCACGGTGCCAGGGTGGCTGCGATTGCAACCTCGCCGTTGGCCTCGAACACGCACACCACCCCGGATCCCAGGTACGCCGAGATGCTGGACCGCTTCGGCATCATCGCCACCGAGCAACTGACGTGCGGATTCCATGTGCACACCTCGGTGGAGTCGCCAGAGGAAGGCGTGGTGGTACTTGACCACATCCGCGACAAACTTGCGGTGCTCACGGCCCTTACCGCCAACTCTCCCTACTGGCGCGGGCTCCCCACGGGTTTCGACAGCTACCGAACGCAGGCTTGGAACCGCTGGCCCACTTCGGGCCCGTCGGCGGTCTTCGGCTCGCTCACCGCCTACCGCCGGATCGTGAAACGGCTCCTGGAAACCGGCGTGATCCTCGATGAGGGCATGATCTACTTCGACGCCCGGATCTCCAGGAACCACCCCACCGTGGAGGTCCGCGTGGCCGATGTGTGCCTCAGGGCCGAAGATGCGGCACTGGTGGCGGTGCTGGTCCGGGCTTTGGTGGAGACGGCTTCGCTGGAAATGCTCGACGGCGTCGAACCCACCCATGTGCCGACGGCGTTGCTCCGGATGGCGAGTTGGCAGGCCAGCAGTTCAGGGCTCCGCGGGGAGTTGCTGGACTTCGGGGATTTCCGTCCCGCACCCGCCGCGGACGTCGTCTGGGCGCTGGTGGACTACGTGAGCCCGGTCCTGGATGACCAAGATGAGCTGGCTCTGGTGAAAGCCGGCATTTCGAAGCTTCTCGAGCGCGGGAACGGTGCCCAGGAGCAACGCCATGCCGCGATGCGCTACGGCGAAAGGCGCGGCCACGGGCATAACCCGCCCGGAAGTCCGCCAAGCGGGGAAGCCTTGGCCGCCGTCGTTGGACATGCTGCGAGAGTGACCGTGCAGGGCGCTGGAGTTGATGCGCGCAAGGCCCCCGCGCCGATGCTGACCATGGTTCGTAGGCCTTAG
- a CDS encoding penicillin acylase family protein — translation MTPAPTQPSRPAGGPGTYRDTWGIPHLWAESANELAFLQGRNAAIDRSWQLELERWRSEGRTAEVLGAEAVSWDRFARQARLDDTARQCFDNLDADTQSWCGQYVDGVNRALADGHRDSPEFAESGSSPHPWNPWTPLGVFLVHHILFSTFPNKLFRAHVARTLGEDAVSLFSIEAPVWSGSNAWAAHGSASVSGSPLIAGDPHRLMELPGVYQQVRLGCPEFDAVGFAFPGVPGLPHFAQTEHTAWAVTNAMADYQDLFEEELRRVTDYSGERVEARGEQGWENVVVNLETIHVRDGESVSVDIFETARGPVISETPDGGALSLRFPARVEGRLGFEALLPLLRSRSVSAVEAALDAWVEPVNSVIAADTSGTVTQFVAGLVPQRNPANRRLPAPAYSARHAWDGQYVILPRSAVQTFAVSANDRAAGGGDAVAMEFAPAYRAARIRELLEAIEGPLAPDHMQAIHMDTLLGPWPMYRSILAALDPADLSREAKEVRSRLLRWDGRMDAGSKPAALFAGWRGTLVQRIAKHPSLAALNDPTGYSPLFGPWLSVPSRIGFALETLLLRGSELGIDAGVEAAASLEDTALEEAMLDGASWGDRHKLLAVHLLPGSLADAAPTAGLSGDTGCVLCTESLPGVDDRSFRGPVARYVWDLSEGRNSRWIVPFGTAGTPGHQHFADQLPLWTSGQLAPVASEWSALSKEAS, via the coding sequence ATGACGCCTGCCCCAACGCAACCGTCAAGACCAGCAGGCGGTCCCGGAACGTACCGCGACACATGGGGAATCCCGCACCTCTGGGCCGAGTCCGCCAACGAACTGGCGTTCCTGCAAGGTCGCAATGCCGCGATTGACCGCTCATGGCAGCTCGAACTGGAACGCTGGCGTTCCGAAGGCCGCACCGCCGAAGTGCTTGGCGCGGAGGCCGTGAGCTGGGACAGGTTCGCCCGGCAAGCGCGGTTGGACGACACCGCCCGCCAATGCTTCGACAACCTCGACGCGGACACGCAAAGCTGGTGCGGCCAGTACGTGGACGGCGTCAACCGCGCACTGGCTGACGGGCACCGGGACAGCCCGGAGTTCGCCGAGTCCGGGAGCTCTCCCCATCCCTGGAATCCGTGGACCCCCCTTGGCGTCTTCCTGGTGCACCACATCCTTTTCTCCACCTTCCCCAACAAGCTGTTCCGGGCCCATGTCGCACGGACCCTAGGTGAGGATGCTGTCAGCCTGTTCAGTATCGAAGCTCCCGTTTGGTCGGGCAGCAACGCGTGGGCGGCCCATGGTTCGGCGTCAGTGAGCGGTTCCCCACTGATCGCCGGAGACCCACACCGTCTGATGGAACTGCCCGGCGTGTATCAGCAGGTGCGGCTCGGCTGCCCGGAATTCGACGCCGTCGGGTTCGCCTTTCCGGGAGTTCCCGGCCTTCCGCACTTCGCCCAGACGGAGCACACCGCATGGGCCGTCACGAACGCCATGGCCGACTACCAGGACCTCTTCGAGGAGGAACTGCGACGCGTCACGGACTACTCCGGCGAGCGCGTCGAGGCACGTGGCGAGCAGGGCTGGGAAAACGTCGTCGTGAATCTGGAGACCATTCACGTCCGCGACGGTGAGTCTGTGTCCGTGGACATTTTTGAGACGGCCCGCGGACCGGTCATCTCCGAAACGCCCGACGGCGGCGCCTTGAGTTTGCGCTTTCCTGCGAGGGTTGAGGGGCGGTTGGGTTTCGAGGCCCTCCTGCCGTTGCTGCGTAGCCGGAGCGTTTCCGCGGTGGAAGCGGCCTTGGATGCATGGGTGGAGCCCGTCAACAGTGTGATTGCCGCTGACACGTCCGGAACCGTGACGCAGTTTGTCGCCGGGCTCGTCCCCCAGCGGAATCCCGCCAACCGTCGCCTGCCCGCACCCGCGTACTCAGCCCGCCACGCGTGGGACGGGCAGTACGTGATCCTTCCCCGGTCAGCGGTACAAACGTTCGCCGTCAGCGCGAATGACCGCGCAGCAGGCGGTGGGGACGCCGTCGCAATGGAGTTCGCACCCGCATACCGCGCCGCGCGGATCCGCGAGCTGCTGGAGGCGATTGAAGGGCCTCTTGCTCCTGACCATATGCAGGCCATCCACATGGACACCCTGCTGGGTCCATGGCCGATGTACCGGTCGATCCTGGCCGCCTTGGACCCCGCTGACCTGTCCCGGGAGGCCAAGGAAGTGCGCTCACGACTGCTTCGTTGGGATGGCCGGATGGACGCCGGCAGCAAGCCCGCGGCCCTTTTTGCCGGGTGGAGGGGCACCTTGGTCCAACGCATCGCCAAGCACCCATCCCTTGCTGCATTGAACGACCCCACAGGCTATTCACCGCTTTTCGGGCCGTGGTTGTCCGTTCCCTCCCGGATCGGTTTCGCCCTCGAGACGCTTCTGCTCCGGGGTTCGGAGCTCGGCATCGATGCTGGAGTGGAGGCCGCTGCAAGTCTTGAAGACACGGCGCTGGAAGAGGCAATGCTGGACGGAGCGTCATGGGGTGACCGCCATAAGCTGCTGGCCGTTCATCTCCTCCCCGGTTCCCTTGCCGACGCCGCGCCAACGGCTGGCCTCAGCGGCGACACCGGATGCGTGCTGTGCACTGAGAGCCTCCCGGGCGTGGATGACCGGAGCTTCCGCGGCCCTGTGGCCCGCTACGTCTGGGACCTGTCCGAGGGCCGGAACAGCCGATGGATTGTTCCTTTCGGCACCGCCGGAACGCCGGGCCACCAGCATTTCGCTGACCAATTGCCCCTGTGGACGTCCGGGCAGCTTGCCCCGGTGGC
- a CDS encoding UDP-N-acetylglucosamine 1-carboxyvinyltransferase, translated as MTQATPEHIGHLLRNARGEKGWTQGQLATELGTSQSAIARMEQGKQNLSLRMIERLEAIFGRSIVKVGKPQMTHLRVEGGRTLSGEVDVNSSKNAGVALLCASLINRGTTTLRRLARIEEVNRIVEVLTSIGVECTWLNGSDLRIRRPEVLDLESMDVDAARRTRSVIMLLGPLLDETSEYLLPYAGGCDLGTRTVEPHMQALRQFGLAVEARSGFYSVTAPPADDDNRSFVLTERGDTVTENAIMAAAHREGTTVIRNASPNYMVQDLCFYLQGLGVEIDGVGTTTLKITGRSAIDVDIEYFPSEDPIEAMSLITAGIVTNSEVTIRRVPIEFMEIELATLEQMGQNLEVSGEYMARNGRTRLVDVTTKPSELRAPQDKIHPMPFPGLNIDNLPFFAVIAGNAEGQTMIHDWVYENRAIYLTELNKLGAQVQLLDPHRIYVNGPTKWRAAEIGCPPALRPAACLLLAMLAARGTSELRNIYVIERGYEDLAERLNTIGAKIEYFQD; from the coding sequence ATGACGCAAGCTACGCCAGAACACATAGGCCACCTGCTCCGCAACGCTCGGGGCGAAAAGGGCTGGACGCAGGGGCAGTTGGCTACCGAGCTGGGAACCAGCCAAAGCGCAATTGCCCGGATGGAACAGGGTAAGCAGAACCTGAGCCTCCGAATGATCGAACGCCTTGAAGCGATCTTCGGGCGCTCGATCGTCAAAGTCGGCAAACCCCAGATGACGCACCTCCGCGTGGAAGGTGGCCGGACGCTCTCCGGTGAGGTGGATGTCAACAGCAGCAAGAACGCCGGTGTGGCGCTTCTGTGTGCAAGCCTTATCAACCGGGGCACCACCACGCTGCGCCGGCTGGCCCGCATCGAGGAAGTCAACCGGATCGTCGAGGTCCTGACCTCCATTGGCGTCGAATGCACCTGGCTTAACGGCAGCGATCTCCGGATTCGCCGGCCCGAGGTCCTGGACCTCGAGTCGATGGACGTCGACGCCGCACGCCGTACCCGCAGCGTCATCATGCTTTTGGGTCCGCTGCTGGACGAGACCAGCGAATACCTGCTGCCCTACGCCGGAGGTTGCGACCTCGGAACCCGCACCGTTGAACCGCACATGCAGGCCCTGCGGCAGTTCGGACTGGCCGTCGAAGCCCGGTCCGGGTTCTACTCGGTTACCGCACCACCCGCCGACGACGACAACCGGTCCTTCGTACTGACTGAACGCGGCGACACCGTTACCGAGAACGCCATCATGGCCGCCGCCCACCGCGAAGGTACAACGGTCATCCGCAACGCCAGCCCGAACTACATGGTCCAGGACCTCTGCTTCTACCTGCAGGGGCTGGGCGTGGAGATCGACGGCGTAGGAACAACTACCCTCAAGATCACGGGCCGGTCCGCCATCGATGTGGACATTGAATACTTCCCGTCCGAGGACCCCATCGAGGCCATGAGCCTCATTACCGCAGGCATCGTCACCAACTCGGAGGTCACCATCCGCCGGGTGCCCATCGAATTCATGGAGATCGAACTCGCCACCCTGGAGCAGATGGGCCAAAACCTCGAGGTCTCCGGCGAGTACATGGCCCGCAACGGCCGCACCCGCCTGGTGGATGTGACCACCAAGCCCTCCGAACTCCGGGCACCCCAGGACAAGATCCACCCCATGCCGTTCCCCGGCCTGAACATCGACAACCTGCCGTTCTTTGCCGTGATCGCAGGCAACGCCGAGGGCCAGACCATGATCCACGACTGGGTTTACGAGAACCGTGCGATCTACCTGACAGAGCTCAACAAGCTGGGTGCGCAGGTGCAACTGCTGGATCCGCACCGGATCTACGTCAACGGGCCCACCAAGTGGCGCGCTGCGGAAATCGGCTGCCCACCGGCCCTCCGTCCGGCCGCGTGCCTGCTCCTGGCGATGCTGGCGGCCCGGGGAACGTCCGAACTGCGGAACATCTACGTGATCGAGCGTGGCTACGAGGACCTGGCTGAGCGCCTGAACACCATCGGCGCGAAAATCGAGTACTTCCAGGACTAG
- a CDS encoding siderophore-interacting protein, whose protein sequence is MKRNWEGVVLKVMGAKDFTLEVTGREEITPDFLRIHVRDGGLLERSGLHPTMWIRLWFDDSGKAHQRAYTVVDADPAAGTFSMDFAMHQGVAADWAWPVQAGETIEATVQGSSFTFPQPSPRRVWVVGDPASIPAINSLLDERGRCAPGAAPVTAWLEYQHDADTSLQVRTSGSDVVTWIPRKRDGAALVEEVCRALGVEVVSPTEDFFWVACEASSTRAIVKHLRKELGVDKHRIDALGYWRA, encoded by the coding sequence TTGAAGCGCAATTGGGAAGGCGTGGTCCTCAAGGTGATGGGCGCCAAGGACTTCACCCTCGAGGTGACGGGACGGGAGGAGATCACCCCCGATTTCCTCCGAATCCATGTGCGCGACGGCGGACTCCTGGAGCGCAGTGGACTCCATCCCACCATGTGGATCCGGTTGTGGTTCGACGACTCCGGCAAAGCGCACCAGCGCGCCTACACCGTGGTGGACGCGGACCCGGCAGCCGGTACGTTCAGCATGGACTTCGCGATGCACCAAGGCGTGGCGGCCGATTGGGCCTGGCCGGTACAAGCCGGGGAAACCATCGAGGCAACCGTCCAGGGCAGCTCGTTCACCTTCCCGCAGCCGTCCCCGCGCCGCGTCTGGGTGGTGGGGGACCCCGCGTCCATACCGGCCATCAACTCCCTGCTGGACGAACGGGGGCGCTGCGCCCCCGGAGCGGCGCCCGTGACGGCATGGCTTGAATACCAGCACGACGCCGATACCTCACTTCAGGTGCGCACGTCCGGTTCCGATGTCGTCACCTGGATTCCACGCAAACGTGACGGGGCTGCCTTGGTGGAGGAAGTCTGCCGCGCCCTTGGCGTGGAAGTGGTCTCACCAACGGAGGACTTCTTCTGGGTGGCCTGCGAAGCATCCAGCACCCGGGCCATCGTCAAGCATCTCCGCAAAGAACTCGGTGTGGACAAGCATCGCATCGACGCCTTGGGATACTGGCGGGCCTAG